Within the Acidipropionibacterium acidipropionici genome, the region GCGAGGTGATGCGGTTCTGTCAGTCCTTCATGACCGAGCTCTACCGCAACCTGGGGGAGCACACTGACGTCCCGGCCGGCGACATCGGTGTCGGCGCCCGTGAGATCGGCTACCTCTTCGGTCAGTACAAGCGCATCACCAACCGGCACGAGTCAGGGGTGCTCACCGGCAAGGGCCTCACCTGGGGAGGCTCCCTGGTGCGCACCGAGGCCACCGGTTACGGCGTCGTGTTCTTCGTCGAGGAGATGCTCGGAGAGGTCGGCACCAGTCTCGAGGGCCGTCGGGTCACTGTCTCCGGATCCGGCAATGTGGCCACCTACGCCATCGAGAAGGCCCAGCAGCTGGGCGCGAAGGTGGTGGCCTGTTCCGACTCCGGCGGCTACGTCGTCGACGAGGAGGGCATCGACCTGGACCTGCTCAAGCAGATCAAGGAGGTCGAGCGCGGGCGCATCAGCTGCTACGCGGAGCGCCGTCCCTCCGCTGTCTTCTCCGATACCGGCTCCATCTGGGACGTGCCCGTCGACGTCGCACTGCCCTGCGCCACCCAGAACGAGCTGGACGAGGCGGCCGCCACCGCGCTGATCTCCCACGGGGTGCTGGCCGTCGCCGAGGGCGCCAACATGCCCTGCACCCCGGGGGCCATCGCCATCCTGCAGGAGGCCGGCGTCAAGTACGCCCCCGGCAAGGCCTCCAATGCCGGTGGCGTGGCCACCTCGGC harbors:
- the gdhA gene encoding NADP-specific glutamate dehydrogenase, producing MDTQLQKVYDQVLRRNPGEVEFHQAVKEVFDSLGPVLRKKPEYVEGAVLSRICEPERQIIFRVPWVDDAGRVRINRGFRVEYSSVLGPYKGGLRFHPSVYLGIVKFLGFEQIFKNSLTGMPIGGAKGGSDFDPHSASDGEVMRFCQSFMTELYRNLGEHTDVPAGDIGVGAREIGYLFGQYKRITNRHESGVLTGKGLTWGGSLVRTEATGYGVVFFVEEMLGEVGTSLEGRRVTVSGSGNVATYAIEKAQQLGAKVVACSDSGGYVVDEEGIDLDLLKQIKEVERGRISCYAERRPSAVFSDTGSIWDVPVDVALPCATQNELDEAAATALISHGVLAVAEGANMPCTPGAIAILQEAGVKYAPGKASNAGGVATSALEMQQNAARDSWSFEDTEKKLHQIMHDIHDRCSETAEEYGQPGNYVVGANIAGFTKVADAVIAMGVV